The genome window AGGGAAAAGGCGGAGTAGGTGTTCTGCGCATTGCCATCGGTGGTTAGAGGCTTCTCGTCGTTTGCGGATATGCGCATGACGATGTTATTGTTCGCCAGGTAAAACTGCGGATAGGCTGAAGGTGAGGGCTTTTGGGTTGGGGCAACGGCGGGCAAAGAGAGTTTAGGCGTTGCGATATACCGGTAGGAGTAGTCCTTTAAGGAGATACGAAGCCACTTTCCTGCCAACTCAAAGGCTATTGCATCGCGTTGTGGTGTGTAGAGAAAGTTGGAGAACGGCAGCTGAAGTGGAAGCACAGGCTTGTCGGTTATGCGAGCAAGGAGATGGGCCACCTTGGAGGCATCGAAGGCCGGCTCTAGGCGACCGGTGGACGCATCTACGAGGATAAAAGTCGTACCTTTTGGAGAGTGGAAGGCGTACCAAAAATGATCGCCATCGGGCAGCCAGTGAGGTTGAATGGAGGCGTTGGTGACCAAGCGCCCCATGGCTTCTGAGTTGAACTGAGCAGCGCGCTGATAGGCCGGCAGCATGGTATTTGCGGAAGAGGGTGGAGAGGATGGGCAGCTGTGGGTGAGGAGAGGCGCAGCAAAGGGCGGCCACAGTAAGAAGATGAGCCATGGTAGAGCCATATCAGTTCCTTCCTTAGACGATACAGGTGTTGGCGAATAAGTGCACAATAAACTTCTTTTTCGACCTAGAGAAAACCTGCTAAAGAGAAAGGGCACCGTGAAGGTAGGCAGTGCCTAACAAAACATGCGAACATCGCCAGCTACTTTGCCGTTATTTTTCAGTGAGAGGTAAAATAGTGGGGATAAATATTGGAGATTGACCGATGCAAGAGCTTTTGGAGAAGCGATCAAAAGAGACAGAAGAGGTGGTTGGAGGTTATCATATTCTCACATGGGGCTGCCAAATGAACGAGGAGGACTCAGAACAGATGGGGCTCTTCCTCGAAGGGATGGGGTATCGCCCTGTGGAGGATATGAATCGGGCGGAGGTGATTTTGCTCAACACCTGCAGTGTACGTGCCAAGCCGGAGGAAAAGGTTTGGAGCGTTTTGGGGAAGTTGCGACATCTTAAGGAGCGCCGTCCGGAGATCATTCTTGGCGTTTGTGGCTGTATGGCTCAGGTGCGAGCCGAGGAGTTTAGGGAGCGGGCACCCCATGTAGATATGGTTATTGGTACGGGCAACATTGCCATGCTGCCCACGCTTGTGCAGCAGGTGAAGCAACGTCGCGCACAGTTTTCAGAGCAGGCGGCTCCCCTCATGGCTACCTCGGAATCGCAGGGGGCGGCGTCTCTAAAAAATTTTGTTCCGCTCACCGCGCTTGCGTTGCCACCCCGCAAGGGGGCTGTGGTAACCGACGTTCCGAAACGTGTGGTGGAGCGCAAGCCGAAGTTGAAGGCCCATGTGCCTATTATGTACGGTTGTGATAAGTTCTGCACGTTCTGCATTGTGCCCCTTACGCGCGGAAGAGAGCGCAGCCGGCCTCCAGAGGAGATCGTTGCGGAGATAGAGATGCTGGCGCGTCAGGGAACCAAGGAGGTAACCCTGCTTGGACAGACGGTGAACTCCTATGGGAAGAATCTGCCTGGCGGCAAAGTGCCTTTTTATAAGCTGCTAGAGCGCATTAATGCTATTCCGGGCATAGAGCGCATTCGCTTTACTTCACCGTATCCACGAGACTTCAGCGATGAGCTTATCGAGGCCATCGCCAGGCTAGAGCATGTGTGTGAGCATGTCCATCTACCGCTTCAGGTAGGCGATGACGAGCTTTTGGCACATATGCATCGGGGCTACACGGTGGCACAGTTTTGTGAGATTGTGGACAAGCTTCGGGCGCGTGTTCCCGGGATAGCGATCACCACCGACCTTATGCTGGGCTATCCGGGCGAAACAGAAGAACAGTTTGAAAACACGTTGCGTGTGGTGGAAAAGATCCGCTTTGATTCGGCCTTTATGTTCGCCTACAGCCCGCGTCCAGGCACAAAGGCAGCTGCAATGGAGAACCAGGTGCCGCGCGAGGTGAAAATTCAGCGATTGAACCGGCTCATCGCCTTACAAAACCGCATTACATGTGAAATCAATGCTCAACAGGTTGGCCAGATACAGGAGGTGTTGGTCGAGGGGTTCAGTCGTAAAGACCCCAGCAAGCTGAGCGGGTACACACGCACGCTCAAGCTCGTACATTTCAGCATGCCTCCCGGAAGCCCACGTAGCCCCCAGTCGCTTATCGGGCGTTTGGTGCCAGTACGGCTTACGGAGGCACATTTAACAGGCTTTACGGGGGAGTTCGCAGGGTAGCGAAAAGTTTGTAAGGAGGAGATTGTGGCGCGTATAACCCAAAAAGAGATCGCGAGACGCTTGAACCTATCTCAGAGCCTCGTTGCCGGAGTGTTAAATAATCGGCCGGGCGTTTGGGTTTCTCCGGAGAACCGAGAGCGTATTTTGCGGTTGGCGCGTGAGTTGAACTACCGGCCTAATACCGCGGCGCGTGCCCTTCGCCGTGGGCGTACAGAAGTGGTGGCGTGTGTATTCTTTGGGCCGGCAGGCTATAGCGCCATCGTTGAGACCTTGGCGGATGTGGTGGCGGAAAAAGATTACGACCTGCTAGTGAAGGCGGTGTTGAACGAAGAGCAGGCTGCCCTCCATATCGCGAGGTTATTGGCTCCGGGCACGTGTGATGCCATTATCCTTTGGGGGCTGGAACGTGACATCGAGAAGCCGGCGGCTCAGTTCGCTGAGATCGGCATCCCATTTGTAGTAAAGGGGCGCTTTGAAGAGGCGCACCCGCAGTGGTATCAGGCGGACTTCGATCATGAGGTCATGATGCGAAATGCCCTCGAGTTTTTGAAGGCAAGAGGACATCGCCGGATCGCCTACTTTGGCTATGATGATGGCCTTGTCTACTCACAAAAACTTTTCAAAGGCTACATGCAGGCGTTTTGCGATCTTTTTGGTGAGGAGCCACCGCAGTCGTTCCTTGGTTTTATTGCGGGGAAAGGCTTGCCTGAAGAGCATGAGGCCGCGATGTTCATGGAGCGCTGGCTATCTATGCCGGAACAAGAACGTCCGACGGGGGCCGTCTCGGCCGCAGGACGAGGCACCTGGTACGGTGTGGAGATGGCGTTGGCACGTCATGGCATGCGGTTAGGCTTTCAACCTGGCGAGTTCGCAATGGCCGGACAGGGAGGCACGGAGATGCCGCTGCTGTTCGGCGAGGGCTATGCCTATCACGACGTAGATTTCATCACCCTGGCACGCGCTATGGGCCAGAAGCTGCTGCTGCCGCTCCTTGAACGTCAAGAGCCGGAAACGCGCATTTTGCGCCTTCTGCCTCAACTGCGTCCTATGGAGACGCTTCGCTTCCCGGTTGCGGCGCTGTCACAGATTCCCAGCGCATTTTCACCTTTTACCGCTTAGTATCGCGGCGATGGAAGGGCTGGAATCGCGTTTTCGCACTTGCACGAAAGCCGATCTAGCTCTGAAAGCCCTAGATCGCCAAGGCTTGGAAGGTATGCTCCAGGTTCTTTAGATGATGCTGCAGGCTAAAGGCCTCTTCGATCTCTTGCGGGGTAAGATACTTTTGGACGTCTGGGTCGGAGGCGATAGCCTGGCGGAAATCTTCACCCGCCCAAGCTCTGGCGGCATTGCGCTGAGCCACCATATAGGCCTCTTCTCGTGACAGACCCTTCGCAATAAGTGCCAGCATGATCTGTTCAGAAAACACCAGTCCACCCATCTTTTCGAGGTTGCGGCGCATATTCTCTGGGTAGACTTCTAATTTCTCTAATATCGTCGCGAATTTTTGAAGCATCCAGTCCACCAACGTGGTTGTGTCGGGCAGTACGATGCGCTCCACACTGCTATTGGTGAGATCCCGTTCGTGCCATGTCGCCATCGATTCGAGAACGGGAAAGAGGTTACTGCGCACCACACGCGCGAGGCCGCAGATGGTTTCACAGTTCCAAGGATTGCGCTTATGTGGCATGGCCGAGGAGCCTTTTTGGCCGGGGGCAAAGTACTCTTGGACCTCACGGATCTCGGTGCGGGCGAGGTTACGGATCTCGGTAGCGAACCGCTCGAGGGAGCCAGCTAAGATGGCCAACGTGGCCATCAGTTGGGCATGTCGATCGCGAGCGATGATTTGAGTAGAGATGGGGGCTGGTTTTAGCCCGAGCCGCTCGCACACGTAGCGCTCCACTTCGGGGCCGATATTGGCGTGCGTACCCACTGCCCCTGAGACCTTGCCCACGCGCACAGCCTCACGAGCCTGATGTAACCGCTCGATATTATTGTTCATTTCATCGAGCCAGGTGGCCAACTTAAAGCCGAACGTGATGGGTTCGGCATGGATGCCATGGGTGCGCCCGATCATTACGGTGTGCTTATGCTCACGCGCGCGCATCCGAATGACCTCGTTGAGCGCTTTAGCCCGTGCGATGATCTGGTCACAGGCCTCGCCGAGCAGCAGAGCGAGCGCGGTATCTACAATGTCGTAAGAGGTCACGCCGTAGTGGAGAAAGCGCCCCTCCTCGCCAAGGTTCTCCGTCACGTTTTTTACAAAAGCCATCACGTCATGGCGCGTCTCTTTTTCCAACTCATCGATGCGGGCGAGATCAAAGCGGGCGTTTTGGCTTATTTTTGCAGTCGTTCCGGGCGGAATGTAGCCAAAGTGTTCAAGCCCTTCGCAAACGGCGATCTCCACGTCCAGCCAGCGACGTGTTTTGTTTTCCCGGCTCCAAAGCCTTCGCATCTCCGGGGTCGTGTAGCGATCGATCATAAAAAGCGCTCTCCAAAGTTCCTAGCTACAAAGTCACGAAATCTCTGCATAGTTTACCCAAAGATGTCAGCCGCTGTGGTCTTGTAGGCTACAAGAAGGAATCTAGGTCGGTTATAAAGAATCGTATAACGCCCATTGTCATAGTACTGACTAAGGGAGAAAAAGGAGACGCAACCGTCTCAAAATAAAAGGAGGGAACGGATGGCACAGTACTATGTGCTTGCGCAAGATGGAAATCGGTACGGGCCGGCAGATATTCCCACTTTGCAGCAGTGGATAGATGAGAACCGTATTCTGCCGACAACGATGTTAGAGGATGCTTCAACGGGTCAGCAGCTGCCCGCCTCCGCGTTAAGCGAGCTGCGGTTTCCCACCGCAATGCCTCAACCCACAATGCCCTCTCAGCCGACTGTGGAGGCTACGCCGCCGACGCCAAGCGCCGGCCCTATCTATGGGAGGGGTGTGCAGGTCGGTTATAGCCAGCCCGTAACGGCTCAGAACACGTCTGGCATGCGCGCGGACGTGCCTCCTGAAATCGAGGCGTTAAAGTGGAACTGGGGCGCTTTTGGTTGTGGTTGCCTATGGCTGCTCTTTCACGGCCTTGTGTTAGCTGGCATCGGGTTGTTTTGCCTCAATGTACTCTTGGGAAGCATGTCGAGTGTACTTGGCAATGTAGGTGCCGGTATCGGGTGGTTAATTGGCTTTGGCATCAGCATATGGTTAGGTCTGAACGGCCATAAGTTAGCTTGGCGCTACAATCGTTATGAGAGCGTAGATGACTATTTTCGACGCGAGCAGGTATGGACGATTTTAGGTTTCATCGGGTTTGCTCTAAGCCTCATCACGCTCGTTTTTGGGATATTGGTTCGTTTAAGTTTAGGCAGGTAGCGCCGGGTGCAACGCTCATGGCCTCAATAGAGGGCGCGACGACTGCTGCGACGTGAGGTGCCTAAGACGAAGTCTCGTGGCAAAACCGATCGTACAGCAAACCCCAACGCAGCCCACGAATACTGACGGCGATCTGCTCGGCTTCTAGGTGAGAGAGAAGAAGCGAAAGGATGAGGGCTCCGGCCACAATGATGTCGGCACGGGCCGGCTCTAGCCCTGGAATCGTCTTTCTCTCCTCGATAGATAGGGTGGCTAGGCGGCGCAGAATCTGGTCTAGTCGTGCCACCGGAATAACATGATGGTGCAGTTCCGTGGCGCTCTGAACTCCGCCCTTATCTATAGCGGCAAGGTTGGCGATGGTGCCGCCAACCCCAACCAGGGTGCACGGCCGTTGTCGTAATGTTGCCGGCAGGTGTTCGAGGGCGGCGCGAACGGCCTGGCTCGCTCCATCAAGTTGGGCGAGCGTTGGTGGATCGGAACGCAAAAACCGTTCCGTGAGCCGAACCGCCCCAACCTCTAGGCTCACTCGGAAAGCGATGTCTTTGCCTGCCGAGTCGCCGACGATCACCTCGGTGCTGCCCCCACCGATGTCCACCACCATAAGGCGCGGGCTTTCCCTCCACATAGGGTCGCGCCTCACGGCCAAATACGAGAGACGCGCCTCCTCTGTGCCCGATATCACCTCGATGGGGATCCCGAGTCGCTCTTGGGCACGCTGCAAAAACTCGTCGCGGTTTTGCGCCTCCCGCAACGCGGCGGTACCTACCGCGGCGATCTGTTGGGCTCCGTGGGCGCGCGCTTGCTGCACCAACTCCTCGAGGGCCTCTAGGGTACGTCGAATGGCCGCCTCTTTGAGGCGCATACCATAGGCCTGCATTCCCTCCCCGAGCCGACAGATAAGGGTATTTTCGTAGAGGAGACGTTCGCAGCCTGCCGTGGCGTCTACGACGATGATCTTTACCGAATTGGTGCCCACGTCTATGGCAGCGACGATGCGCGGAGCGGTAGCGGTCATCTCTTTTGTCCTCTCTGTGAGGCCGATTCGAAGCCGAGGTCTTTGGCGATTTTGCGAAGTTGTCGTGCGAGTCGTGCCTGCGCTTTGTTGTCCATGCCGAGGCGT of Chthonomonas calidirosea T49 contains these proteins:
- a CDS encoding LacI family DNA-binding transcriptional regulator, coding for MARITQKEIARRLNLSQSLVAGVLNNRPGVWVSPENRERILRLARELNYRPNTAARALRRGRTEVVACVFFGPAGYSAIVETLADVVAEKDYDLLVKAVLNEEQAALHIARLLAPGTCDAIILWGLERDIEKPAAQFAEIGIPFVVKGRFEEAHPQWYQADFDHEVMMRNALEFLKARGHRRIAYFGYDDGLVYSQKLFKGYMQAFCDLFGEEPPQSFLGFIAGKGLPEEHEAAMFMERWLSMPEQERPTGAVSAAGRGTWYGVEMALARHGMRLGFQPGEFAMAGQGGTEMPLLFGEGYAYHDVDFITLARAMGQKLLLPLLERQEPETRILRLLPQLRPMETLRFPVAALSQIPSAFSPFTA
- the purB gene encoding adenylosuccinate lyase; amino-acid sequence: MIDRYTTPEMRRLWSRENKTRRWLDVEIAVCEGLEHFGYIPPGTTAKISQNARFDLARIDELEKETRHDVMAFVKNVTENLGEEGRFLHYGVTSYDIVDTALALLLGEACDQIIARAKALNEVIRMRAREHKHTVMIGRTHGIHAEPITFGFKLATWLDEMNNNIERLHQAREAVRVGKVSGAVGTHANIGPEVERYVCERLGLKPAPISTQIIARDRHAQLMATLAILAGSLERFATEIRNLARTEIREVQEYFAPGQKGSSAMPHKRNPWNCETICGLARVVRSNLFPVLESMATWHERDLTNSSVERIVLPDTTTLVDWMLQKFATILEKLEVYPENMRRNLEKMGGLVFSEQIMLALIAKGLSREEAYMVAQRNAARAWAGEDFRQAIASDPDVQKYLTPQEIEEAFSLQHHLKNLEHTFQALAI
- a CDS encoding DUF2628 domain-containing protein; the encoded protein is MAQYYVLAQDGNRYGPADIPTLQQWIDENRILPTTMLEDASTGQQLPASALSELRFPTAMPQPTMPSQPTVEATPPTPSAGPIYGRGVQVGYSQPVTAQNTSGMRADVPPEIEALKWNWGAFGCGCLWLLFHGLVLAGIGLFCLNVLLGSMSSVLGNVGAGIGWLIGFGISIWLGLNGHKLAWRYNRYESVDDYFRREQVWTILGFIGFALSLITLVFGILVRLSLGR
- a CDS encoding Ppx/GppA phosphatase family protein, whose amino-acid sequence is MTATAPRIVAAIDVGTNSVKIIVVDATAGCERLLYENTLICRLGEGMQAYGMRLKEAAIRRTLEALEELVQQARAHGAQQIAAVGTAALREAQNRDEFLQRAQERLGIPIEVISGTEEARLSYLAVRRDPMWRESPRLMVVDIGGGSTEVIVGDSAGKDIAFRVSLEVGAVRLTERFLRSDPPTLAQLDGASQAVRAALEHLPATLRQRPCTLVGVGGTIANLAAIDKGGVQSATELHHHVIPVARLDQILRRLATLSIEERKTIPGLEPARADIIVAGALILSLLLSHLEAEQIAVSIRGLRWGLLYDRFCHETSS
- the miaB gene encoding tRNA (N6-isopentenyl adenosine(37)-C2)-methylthiotransferase MiaB → MQELLEKRSKETEEVVGGYHILTWGCQMNEEDSEQMGLFLEGMGYRPVEDMNRAEVILLNTCSVRAKPEEKVWSVLGKLRHLKERRPEIILGVCGCMAQVRAEEFRERAPHVDMVIGTGNIAMLPTLVQQVKQRRAQFSEQAAPLMATSESQGAASLKNFVPLTALALPPRKGAVVTDVPKRVVERKPKLKAHVPIMYGCDKFCTFCIVPLTRGRERSRPPEEIVAEIEMLARQGTKEVTLLGQTVNSYGKNLPGGKVPFYKLLERINAIPGIERIRFTSPYPRDFSDELIEAIARLEHVCEHVHLPLQVGDDELLAHMHRGYTVAQFCEIVDKLRARVPGIAITTDLMLGYPGETEEQFENTLRVVEKIRFDSAFMFAYSPRPGTKAAAMENQVPREVKIQRLNRLIALQNRITCEINAQQVGQIQEVLVEGFSRKDPSKLSGYTRTLKLVHFSMPPGSPRSPQSLIGRLVPVRLTEAHLTGFTGEFAG